Part of the Streptomyces sp. NBC_01264 genome, CCGTGGATGCTCATGCCGTTCATCGGGTGTCGCCGCCTTCCAGGGCGCTGGTGGTGCGGGTGCGCGCCAGGTACGCGGAGGCGTGCTGGAGTTCGCCGGTGAGGGACTCCACGGTGGCGGCCATGTTCTCGGTGGCCTGCACCTTGAAGGTGTCGATGGTGTCGAGCGTCTTGTAGATCTGGGCGAAGGCCGTCCGCAGCGTCTCCGCGCCGACGGCCGGGTCGGCGGCGATCCGCTGGATCTCCCCGCTCTGCGTGGACAGCATCTCCGCGTTGCCGCGGATCAGGCCCTCGGTGGTGTCGCGCAGGGTGTTGATCTGCTTGATCACCTCGCCCTGGGTGTTCAGGGCCTGCGCCAGCATCACGGCGATCCGCAGCGCGGACACCGTGGTGGTCGCGGCCCGGTCGACGCCCTTGATCAGCTCTTCGTTGTTGCGGCGGACCACGTCCATCGCCAGGTAGCCCTGGGCGCAGACGGCCAGCTGGGTCAGCAGGTCCTGGTGCTTCTGCCGTACGGGGAAGAGCACGTCCACGCGCAGCGCATCGGCCTGCTGGGGGTCGCTCTGTCCGGCGATCCGCTGCTCGACGGCCGCGTCCAGGGCCTCGGTGAGCACCGCGTACTCCTGGAGCTTGCCCATGGTCTCCCACAGGCGGGCCCGCTCGGTGTGCAGGGCGGCGTTGTCGCGGCGCAGCTCGTCCTGGCCGCCGCGCAGCGCGCCGACGATCCGGTTGAGGGTGGTCTGCGAGGAAGCGTACTTGGCCAGGTGGTCGCGGAACTTGTTGCCGCCGGGCAGCTTGGAGAGCAGCTTGCGCACGCCCTTGGTGGAGCTGTCGCTCGGGTCCAAGTCCTCCACCGTGCGGCGCAGTTCGACCAGCGACCCCGCGACGCGGGCCTGGGCGTCGCCGCCGCCGTCCGTGCCGAGGGAGCGTACGGCCCGCTCCAGCATGCGGTTGGACTGCTGGGCGGCGCCGCGGATGTCGGCGGAGCCGAGCCCGGTGATCTCCCCGATGCGGGTCGCGAACTCGGGGGAGAGGCTGTCGATGCCGGCCAGCGAGCCGACGTACTCCCCGGCCCGGCGGGCCATCTCCTCGCGCACCCCGTCCTGGAGCGGTACCAGGCCGGAGGCCTGCTCCCGCTTGACGGGTGCGACGGGCTCGGGGGCGGTGAGGACGAGCGGGCTGTCTTCAGGTGGTGTCAATGTCATGGTGTTCAGTTCCCCCCTATCCCTTGGAGCGCGCGGCCAGCGCCATCAGGACCTTGACGGTCGGTGCGCCGACCTGACGGAGGCCGGTGAGCCCCGAGTTGAGGTACGCGGTGTGCGGCGCGGTGGCGGTGTTGAACTCGGCCACCCCCTCCGTCGGCCGGAACCCGTGGCGGACCACGAGCGAGCGCAGCTTCGGGTCGGTGGCCAGCAGGGTGCCGAGCTCCGCGGCCTTCTCGCTGATCGGTACGAAGGTGTGCGGGGAGTTGACGGTGGTGTCGGGGTAGAGCACCACCATGTCGCCCGGATCCTGCTTCTGCTGGAGCAGGCTGGCCACCTGGGACTCGTAGGCGAGGATGAGCGGTTCGCCGCTGCCGCTGATGAAGGCGCGGAAGGGGCCGTCCGTGCTCTGTTCCATGGAGCCCTGGACGGAGATCAGCTTCTTCATCAGCGGCGCGGTCCGGTTGATGCCGACGTCGTCGGAGACGACGGTCAGGCCGTTGGCGACGTTCGAGGTGGTGGCCAGGAAGAGCGCGCCCGAGTTGGAGGTGGTGGGGTCGGTGGTCTTGATGAACACCGTGCCGGCCAGCTCGGGGTACTCGCTGGTCCCGCCCTGGAGCTGCTGCCAGGTCTTGTCCTCGGCGGCGGCCTTCAGGAAGGGGTCGAGGAGGAGGGTGCCGGAGTTCTTGCCGGACATCTTCGCGAGGCCGTGGGCGGACAGCACCTTGGCCGCGTTGCCCCGGGCGATGACGACGAGCGGGGAGAAGAAGGGCTTGGCGTTCTGTGCACCCTTCACCCCGGCCTTCTCCTCGATCTCCGCGGCCGGTTCATTGCTGCTGGGGAAGGCGAAATCGAAGTCCCTCAGGGCGAGTTGGTTCATCGCCCAGGAACCTGAGGTTTCGGTCTTCACGGTGAAGCCCTTGTCAGCAAGGGCCTTGACGACGTCGGGGTCGCGGAAGAACTCGGACTTCTCCGAACCGATGACGCCATGCACGGTCTTCGTTGCCGTGCCCTCCGGCTTCTTTCCTCCGATGGCGATGACGGCTATCACGCCGCCGACCAGGAGGATCGCCAGGGCGATTCCTAGGATGCGTCTCACGGGTGCAGAGTGCTCGCGGAAGCCCACATTCCGCGCGCAGTTGAGTGAACGCCAGGTGACGAGGCGGTCCCACTTCGAAATGCTGTGTGGGCCCGTGAGTGCTGGTGACCGGGGCGGGCGCCCGGGAGGATCGTGCCATGGGCGTGAGCGCGTTGAAGTGGCAGGGCTGGCTGGTCGCCCTGGTGTTCGTGGCGGGACTGCTGGTCTTCGCCCCGTTGGGGCTGTACGTCTGGGCGGGCGGCGCTCCCGCCGCGCGGCCGGCGGGGGCGGCGCGGGCCGACGTACGGATCACCGGTTGCCGGATCGATCCGGCGAGCCGGCGGGTGGTGGCCTCGGTCGAGGCGGTCAACGGCTTCCCGGAGCCGGGGGCTTACGTGGTCACGGTGGAGTTCCGCGAGCCACCTCCGGCAGCCCGTGGCCCCCAGGTCCTGGTCAAGATCCCGGGTGTCGGCCCGGCCGCGACGGAGCGGGCCGAGGTGGTCGGGCCGGTCTGGCCCCCGGCTGCGACCCCTTGGTGCGGCGTCGCGGCTGCGGAGTTCGCCCCGGACCCCACGCCTCAAACGCCGGCGAGGCTGGATGATGCCGCGTAGCCGCATTCTCAGCCCGTCCGGCGTTTGAGGACCGGGGTCCGGGGCGGAGCCCCGGGGAACGGGCGAAGGGCGGGTAGGGGACAAGCCCCGCAGGGCCCGGCCCACGGGGCCGGGGAGGCGCGGCCGCAGGCCCGCCGGGAAGCTCCGGCCGCGGCCGAGGGGGGTGCACGTTCAAGCCCCGCAGGGCATGGCGCCCGGTCCGGAGCCTCCGCGGCCCCGGACCGGGGCCGTCAGTGGGCGCCGACGAGGTCGAGCGCGGCGGCGTGCGCGTCCATCCGCTCGGCGGCGAGGATCGCGACCGTGGTGTCGGCGCGCGAGGCGGCGACGAGCAGGGCGCGGGCGGCGAGGTCGTGGGCACGCTGGTGCAGCGAGGCGGTGGCCCCGGCGTCGGACTCCCGGCCGGGTCGGCGGGCCGCACGGGCGGGCTCGGACCCGCGCAACCGGGTCACCTGGGCGGCGACGACGGCGGCGGCCTCGTCGAGGCTGAGCTCGTCGGTCACGGCGAGCAGCGCGGCGAGATGCCCGGCGAGCTGGATGTCCAGGGCCTCGGCGCGGCTGCTGCGGGGGTAGTCGCCGCGGTGGACGCCTATGCGGGGGTCGACCGCCTTGGTGCGAATCGGCTCGTACATGGGGGCCTCCTGCGTGGTCAGGAGACCATCCTACATTGGATTAGTTCTAAAGTTGAGCTGAATCTTGATTCCGGGCGTCGGCTTGAATGCGACTTGTCGTCCCCGTGAGTAACGTTCAACCTTCTACTTTCGGTGCACGTATGTGCGGAAGTGCGTGCAGGTTGACGGTATGGGTATTCGGGGTGGGCGCGATGGCTGGGGCCGTGGACGTGTCAGGTGTGTCGAGCGTGTCGGACATATCGGGCGTAGAGGCTGTGGTGCGGAGCGATGCGGCGCTCCTGGAGGAGGACCTGGCGGCCTTCCTGGCCTCCCTGGTCACCCCGCCCGCGCCCGAATCGGTCTACGAGGCGGCGCTGGCGCGTTCCCTGTACGGGCCGGTCGCCGACGCCGTCGGCTCGAAGGTGGGCCAGGAGGCCCTGGCGCCGGCCGCGGGAGCGCCCGCGTGCCGGGCCCCGCTGCGGCCCTCGATGGTGTTCTGGGCCTACCGCAACTACCGGGGCTTCCCCGACGAGGCGGGCGAGGCCGCCGAGGACCTGGCCGCCGTCCGCCGCGCGGCGGTGGCCGTGCGCGTGCTGCTGAAGGCCGCGGTCGCCCTCGACGACATCCAGGACGGGAGCGGCGTCCGCTACGGCGAGGCCGCCCTCCACGTCACCCACGGCGTCCCGCTCGCCCTCAACACGGGCTCCCTGCTGATCGCCGCGGCGCTGGAGCACGCGGCCGACCCGGCCGTCGTACGGAGCCTGCTGCAGTCCGTCGGCCGGGGCTTCACGGGCCAGGCCGTCGACGTCTCCACGCGCACCGCGCTCACCCGCGCGCAGCTGCTGGCCGCGCCCCTCGGCGAGCGGGTGGCCTTCTGGGAGTCGATGGCCGCCCTCAAGACGGGCACGCTGTTCCGGATGCCGCTGGACGCGGCCCTGGCGGCCCTGGGCGTCGTGGAGGACGAGCGGCGGGTCCTCGACGAGGCGATGCGCGACCTCGGACTGGCCAGCCAGCTGTTCAACGACCTGACCGACTTCGTGCCCGGGTTCGGCGGCCGGGGCACCCACGAGGACTACGGCCAGTTGAGCAACCGCGTCTTCCTCGAACTGCTCGACTCCGCGCCCGCCGGCCGACGCGCGTCGGGGGAGCTCGTGGGGGCAGGGCTCAAGGAGTTCGTGCTCGGCCATCCGGAGCTGCGGGCGACGCTGCTGCGCCTCGCGGCGCAGGCGGTGGAGCTGAAGCGCTCGGCGATGGAGGCGGTGCGCGGGGTGTGCCGCGGCGAGCGGAGTGCGCGGTACTTC contains:
- a CDS encoding polyprenyl synthetase family protein, whose translation is MSDISGVEAVVRSDAALLEEDLAAFLASLVTPPAPESVYEAALARSLYGPVADAVGSKVGQEALAPAAGAPACRAPLRPSMVFWAYRNYRGFPDEAGEAAEDLAAVRRAAVAVRVLLKAAVALDDIQDGSGVRYGEAALHVTHGVPLALNTGSLLIAAALEHAADPAVVRSLLQSVGRGFTGQAVDVSTRTALTRAQLLAAPLGERVAFWESMAALKTGTLFRMPLDAALAALGVVEDERRVLDEAMRDLGLASQLFNDLTDFVPGFGGRGTHEDYGQLSNRVFLELLDSAPAGRRASGELVGAGLKEFVLGHPELRATLLRLAAQAVELKRSAMEAVRGVCRGERSARYFEVTIERKGHLVDRLHTTLQKGEDA
- a CDS encoding substrate-binding domain-containing protein — translated: MRRILGIALAILLVGGVIAVIAIGGKKPEGTATKTVHGVIGSEKSEFFRDPDVVKALADKGFTVKTETSGSWAMNQLALRDFDFAFPSSNEPAAEIEEKAGVKGAQNAKPFFSPLVVIARGNAAKVLSAHGLAKMSGKNSGTLLLDPFLKAAAEDKTWQQLQGGTSEYPELAGTVFIKTTDPTTSNSGALFLATTSNVANGLTVVSDDVGINRTAPLMKKLISVQGSMEQSTDGPFRAFISGSGEPLILAYESQVASLLQQKQDPGDMVVLYPDTTVNSPHTFVPISEKAAELGTLLATDPKLRSLVVRHGFRPTEGVAEFNTATAPHTAYLNSGLTGLRQVGAPTVKVLMALAARSKG
- a CDS encoding toxic anion resistance protein produces the protein MTLTPPEDSPLVLTAPEPVAPVKREQASGLVPLQDGVREEMARRAGEYVGSLAGIDSLSPEFATRIGEITGLGSADIRGAAQQSNRMLERAVRSLGTDGGGDAQARVAGSLVELRRTVEDLDPSDSSTKGVRKLLSKLPGGNKFRDHLAKYASSQTTLNRIVGALRGGQDELRRDNAALHTERARLWETMGKLQEYAVLTEALDAAVEQRIAGQSDPQQADALRVDVLFPVRQKHQDLLTQLAVCAQGYLAMDVVRRNNEELIKGVDRAATTTVSALRIAVMLAQALNTQGEVIKQINTLRDTTEGLIRGNAEMLSTQSGEIQRIAADPAVGAETLRTAFAQIYKTLDTIDTFKVQATENMAATVESLTGELQHASAYLARTRTTSALEGGDTR